Sequence from the Thermomicrobiales bacterium genome:
CGGAGGCCGTGACATCGCCAGGCAGGCAGTCGGACTCCGGCATGTAGCCCACGCGCTCGCGGACAGTCGTCGCGGCGCTGGTGACATCCAGCCCGAGCATGATGGCGCTACCCGATGTTGGCCGAATCAGGCCGAGCAGGAGCTTGATCAGCGTCGACTTCCCCGCCCCGTTCGCGCCGAGCAGGCCGACCGCCGCGGGAGGGATGCTGATGTCCAGGCCATCGAGCGCGACAACCGGGCCGTAGCGCTTGGTCAGCGCGGTCGTCTCAATAAGTGGCTGGTTCGCCGTTGGCGCGCTCACCCCGTCTGCCGGAGTACGGTCGAGCCATGCTTCTGCCATGACTCCAGACCGCCGCGAACGAGCTCTGTTCCGGAGCGCAGCGTGATATCGCCGCCCTCGCCGCCAGCCCACACAGACACGACTGCATAGACGGCAACCTTGCCGGTCGCCATCATGGCGTCCACAGCGGCAAGTACCTGCTCCATGTTTGGGCCATTCGGCTCTTTTGTTCCGTGGTTGGGCACGTAGGACTCGTCCAGAATGTCAGAGTCGATGTGCAGGTACAGCAAGTCGCACTTGGCGGCCAGATCGTCGATGGCAGTCTGCAAGTCCTCGCCGGGGAATCCGGGCGCTGGTGCGGCGATGACGACATCGGTTGCGCGGATCAACCGCTCTTCCGGCTCGTCGAGATTGCGGACATCGACCATGACGATGCGGTCAGTCGGCAGCGGCGCGGTCTGCTTCGAGCGCTCACGCCAGTTCGGCCAGGCCAGTCCTGCCGAGACGGCGACCGGCATGCCACCGAGCATTCCGGAGAACGTCGTGCGCGGCGTATTGAAATCACCGTGGGCGTCGAGCCAGAGCAACCCGATGCGGGTCTCCGGTCCGTACGCCTGCTGGATACCGCCGACGACCCCCGGGACGTGGGCGCAGTTGCCGCCAACGACCAGTGTGGCTCGTCCCTCGCGCAGACCCTCGGCGACTGCATCAGCGATTTCGCCGCCGATGACGCCCAGATCCGTCGTTGGGTCGCCGGTGCGCGCCTCGTCGGTCAGGATCGGCTCGGTTGTTGTTGTAGACGCGAACGTATCGTAGCCCGCCTCGGCCGCGTAGGTCGGGATTGGGTCATCGTCAGGTGTCGCGAGACGTGTGCCGGAGTAGTGGATCGGAACGACGTGAAGCCGGAGTGCCTGCGTTGCTGTCATGCTACGCCTCTCTGTATGTCTCGCAACCGTCGGCGGTCATCGTACCATTCACAGATCTTGACGATACAGGATTGAAGGGACTCATCTTGGAGATCCGCGACCTTCGCGATGTCGGTTCGCTCGTGATCGATACTGCACAGACCCTCTCTGCAGCATTCGCGACCGGGTATGAGCCGTACGCGTGGCAGACGCTGCAATCGGCAGAAGCGGAAGTACGCGAGTCGCTGGCCGATGGTCATCTGTCGGTCATTGCTGTTGATGGTGATTTGGTCATTGGCTGGGTTGGCGGAATTCGAAGGTACCGCGGCTACACCTGGGAGCTGCATCCGCTTGCGGTTCATCCAGAATGGCAGGGGCGGGGCGTCGGACGGGCACTCGTGACGGCATTGGAGCAACGCGTCTATGCCGTTGGCGGGCGAAACATCTGGCTGACTACTGACGATGTTATCGGCTCGACGACGATTTACGGGCAGGACATTTACCCTGATGTCCTCGCACAGCTGGCACGGATGCAAGATCGAGGAAGCCGGATCAGCTTCTATCTCCGACTAGGCTATACCATAACCGGATGCATCCCGGACGCGCGCGCCCCCGGGCATCACGAACTTATCTTCAGCAAGCGGCTAGCCGTCTGATGGATTAACCGGCCGGACGGTCACCAGCGGCTGCCGTGAGCTGACGAGGTCGTTGACTGCGCAGTGAACGCGCTCTATCACGCCATTGAACGGCGCAGCCAGCACGATCTCGATCTTCATCGCGACCATGACCGCGAGGGCGTCGCCCTGCTTCACTACCGCGCCGGCCGTTGCGTGGACAGCGACGACCGTGCCGGGCATCGGCGCGCGGAGCACGCCGTCGCTGGCCGCGCCCGATTCCGCTCGCTGAATGAGCGGTCCGCTGCCGACCTGCCAGCGTCCGTGCACCGAGCTGACGTCGTAGGCATCGGCAGTGGGCACGATAGCAATTCCAGCCCGGACTGCGACGTTGTCATCCGGATCGACAAAATTGTCTTCCTGTTCAACCAGCACCTGCCAGTCCTCGGCCTGCCGTCGATAGGCAATACGACGCTGCCAGCCGTCGGCCTCATTGCCATGCAGGACATGGATAGCGTCGCCGACGATGCGGAATGGGCTGGTGTCGGACTGGACAAAGGCTCCGACCGCTGCCAGCTCGACCGCGCCGGGCGGTTCGTCGTGAATCGCAATGTCGTTTGCGGTCTGGACATCGTGCGTCATCGAGCGGAAGCGCTCATCGCTCAGCACCGCGCGGAGCCACGGTCGGTTCGTATCGATGCCTGCCACGCGGGTGCGTGCGAGCGCTTCCTGCATGCGGTCGATGGCGCTGGCGCGGTCCGGCGCGTGGACGATCACTTTCGCAACGAGCGAGTCGTAGAAGCTCGGCACGCTGTCGCCCGTCTGGTAGCCCGCATCGATGCGGAGGCCGGGTAGCGATGGCCAATCGAGTAGCGTGATCTCGCCCGGGCTCGGAGCGAAGCTATGCGTTGGGTCCTCGGCGTATAGCCGCGCCTGAATCGCATGCCCGCGTGGTTCGACAGGCTCTGGCAGGTCGTCCGAGGTGACGAGGCTCAACTGTGCGGCGACGAGATCGATGCCGGCGACCTCTTCGGTCACCGTGTGCTCGACTTGCAAGCGTGGGTTGACCTCGATGAATACCGGCGAACCGTCGTTGCCGAGCAGGAACTCGACCGTGCCAACGCCGCGCAGACCGACGGCGCGACCCATTCTGGCGGCGTACTCGTGCAGCGCCGCTCGGGCTGCTGCCGCCAGTCCAAACGCCGGGGCTTCCTCTATGGCCTTCTGATGGCGGCGCTGGATCGAGCAGTCACGATCTCCCAGCGCGACGGCGTCCTGTCCGTTACCGGCGATCTGGACTTCCACGTGCCGCGCTCCGGAAACGAACTGCTCCAGATAGACGCGCGTGCCCGCTGCTGATGCCCCCGCCTCACGCAAGGCTGACTCAATCGCCGACTCAACCTCGTCGGCGTGCTGGATCACTCGCAGGCCGCGTCCGCCTCCACCGCTCACGACCTTCGCCATCAGGGGGAACCCGATTGCCTCAGCGGCGGTGTGCCATGCAGCGCGTTCGCCCAGCGTCAGCGGTTCGCTGGCTGCCAGGACAGGAACGTCGGCACGCCGGGCTGCCTCGCGT
This genomic interval carries:
- a CDS encoding arginase family protein, translated to MTATQALRLHVVPIHYSGTRLATPDDDPIPTYAAEAGYDTFASTTTTEPILTDEARTGDPTTDLGVIGGEIADAVAEGLREGRATLVVGGNCAHVPGVVGGIQQAYGPETRIGLLWLDAHGDFNTPRTTFSGMLGGMPVAVSAGLAWPNWRERSKQTAPLPTDRIVMVDVRNLDEPEERLIRATDVVIAAPAPGFPGEDLQTAIDDLAAKCDLLYLHIDSDILDESYVPNHGTKEPNGPNMEQVLAAVDAMMATGKVAVYAVVSVWAGGEGGDITLRSGTELVRGGLESWQKHGSTVLRQTG
- a CDS encoding GNAT family N-acetyltransferase, whose product is MKGLILEIRDLRDVGSLVIDTAQTLSAAFATGYEPYAWQTLQSAEAEVRESLADGHLSVIAVDGDLVIGWVGGIRRYRGYTWELHPLAVHPEWQGRGVGRALVTALEQRVYAVGGRNIWLTTDDVIGSTTIYGQDIYPDVLAQLARMQDRGSRISFYLRLGYTITGCIPDARAPGHHELIFSKRLAV
- a CDS encoding ATP-grasp domain-containing protein, yielding MSLGPVLAIANRGEIAARIARTARALGWQPVALLGDPDLDSYAARAIGRVERVGPAGSELDPALVVAAAKRAGATALHPGYGFLSERADLSQACLDAEISFVGPSPETLAICGDKVATREAARRADVPVLAASEPLTLGERAAWHTAAEAIGFPLMAKVVSGGGGRGLRVIQHADEVESAIESALREAGASAAGTRVYLEQFVSGARHVEVQIAGNGQDAVALGDRDCSIQRRHQKAIEEAPAFGLAAAARAALHEYAARMGRAVGLRGVGTVEFLLGNDGSPVFIEVNPRLQVEHTVTEEVAGIDLVAAQLSLVTSDDLPEPVEPRGHAIQARLYAEDPTHSFAPSPGEITLLDWPSLPGLRIDAGYQTGDSVPSFYDSLVAKVIVHAPDRASAIDRMQEALARTRVAGIDTNRPWLRAVLSDERFRSMTHDVQTANDIAIHDEPPGAVELAAVGAFVQSDTSPFRIVGDAIHVLHGNEADGWQRRIAYRRQAEDWQVLVEQEDNFVDPDDNVAVRAGIAIVPTADAYDVSSVHGRWQVGSGPLIQRAESGAASDGVLRAPMPGTVVAVHATAGAVVKQGDALAVMVAMKIEIVLAAPFNGVIERVHCAVNDLVSSRQPLVTVRPVNPSDG